A stretch of the Ananas comosus cultivar F153 linkage group 14, ASM154086v1, whole genome shotgun sequence genome encodes the following:
- the LOC109719920 gene encoding polyphenol oxidase I, chloroplastic-like has product MASLRILAHPTNNNSTLSSPSFACSFSQQKLHRHLPPPCKSPKPPRRKMISCKSEKSRGIDRRDLLLGVGGLYGAAAGLGLDRRAVGAPIQAPDISTCGPPADLPATAPPTDCCPPYQSTIVDFKLPPRSDPLRVRPAAQSVDADYLAKYKKAVELMKALPADDPRNFVQQAKVHCAYCDGAYDQIGFPDLEIQVHSSWLFFPWHRFYLYFNERILGKLIGDDTFALPFWNWDAPGGMQIPAIYADASSPLYDKLRNAKHQPPTLVDLDYNGTDPTFTPEQQIAHNLTIMYRQVISGGKTPELFMGAAYRAGDAPDPGAGTLELVPHNTMHLWTGDPNQPNDEDMGTFYAAARDPIFFAHHGNVDRMWYVWRKLGGTHRDFTDPDWLNASFLFYDENAQLVRVKVKDCLSADALRYTYQDVDIPWISAKPTPKKTPGGAAPSTTEAIFPVVLDKPVSSTVARPKTGRSTGEEEVLVVEGIELDKDVAVKFDVYINAPDNEGVGPEASEFAGSFVQVPHKHKKGKKEKARIKTTLRLGITDLLEDIGAEDDESVLVTLVPRIGEGLVKVGGLRIDFSK; this is encoded by the exons ATGGCAAGCCTCCGAATACTAGCTCACCCTACCAATAACAActccactctctcctctccctcctttGCATGCTCCTTCTCTCAGCAGAAGCTTCACCGCCACCTTCCTCCCCCTTGTAAGAGTCCCAAACCGCCCCGTCGCAAGATGATCTCGTGCAAATCTGAGAAGAGCCGAGGCATCGATCGCCGCGACCTACTTCTGGGCGTCGGCGGTCTCTACGGTGCCGCCGCGGGGCTCGGCCTCGACCGCCGAGCCGTCGGCGCCCCTATCCAGGCTCCCGACATCTCAACTTGCGGGCCGCCTGCCGACCTCCCCGCCACAGCCCCGCCGACGGATTGCTGCCCGCCGTACCAATCCACCATCGTGGACTTCAAGCTGCCCCCGCGCTCCGACCCGCTCCGCGTGCGGCCTGCGGCGCAGTCGGTCGACGCCGACTACCTGGCCAAGTACAAGAAGGCGGTCGAGCTCATGAAGGCCCTGCCGGCCGACGACCCGCGCAACTTCGTACAGCAAGCGAAAGTGCACTGTGCGTACTGCGACGGCGCGTACGACCAAATCGGCTTCCCCGACCTCGAGATCCAGGTGCACAGCTCGTGGCTCTTCTTTCCCTGGCACCGGTTCTACCTCTACTTCAACGAGCGCATACTCGGGAAGCTCATCGGCGACGACACGTTCGCGCTGCCGTTCTGGAACTGGGACGCGCCGGGGGGCATGCAGATCCCGGCCATCTACGCCGACGCTTCGTCCCCGCTCTACGACAAGCTGCGCAATGCGAAGCACCAGCCGCCGACTTTGGTCGACCTCGACTACAACGGCACCGACCCGACCTTCACCCCTGAGCAGCAGATCGCCCACAACCTCACCATCATGTACCGACAG GTGATATCCGGCGGGAAGACGCCGGAGTTGTTTATGGGCGCGGCGTACCGCGCGGGCGACGCGCCAGACCCGGGCGCAGGCACTCTAGAGCTCGTGCCGCACAACACGATGCATTTGTGGACCGGCGACCCCAACCAACCCAACGACGAAGACATGGGCACGTTCTACGCGGCGGCGCGGGACCCCATCTTCTTCGCCCACCACGGCAACGTCGACCGCATGTGGTACGTGTGGCGGAAACTCGGGGGCACGCACCGCGATTTCACCGACCCCGACTGGCTCAACGCGTCCTTCCTCTTCTACGACGAGAACGCGCAGCTCGTCCGCGTCAAAGTAAAGGACTGCTTGAGCGCCGACGCGCTGCGGTACACGTACCAGGACGTCGACATCCCGTGGATCAGTGCGAAGCCGACGCCGAAGAAAACACCGGGGGGCGCTGCGCCTTCCACGACAGAGGCTATATTTCCGGTGGTGCTGGATAAGCCGGTGAGCTCTACGGTGGCGAGGCCGAAGACGGGGAGGAGTACTGGGGAGGAGGAGGTGTTGGTGGTGGAGGGAATCGAGCTGGACAAGGACGTGGCCGTGAAGTTCGACGTGTATATAAACGCGCCGGACAACGAAGGGGTGGGGCCGGAGGCGAGCGAGTTCGCGGGGAGCTTCGTCCAGGTGCCGCACAAGCAcaagaaggggaagaaggagaaggcgaGGATTAAAACGACGCTCAGGCTCGGGATAACGGACCTGCTCGAGGACATCGGCGCCGAGGACGACGAGAGCGTGCTCGTCACGCTCGTGCCGAGGATAGGCGAGGGGTTGGTCAAGGTTGGTGGGCTAAGGATCGATTTCTCCAAGTGA
- the LOC109720425 gene encoding uncharacterized protein LOC109720425 isoform X3, with translation MKNLLKEYLKYPNPKSTLSPCWFNLVLMQFFFPLLKALPSIGIPKSHSMQVISQLPTISIPSTAGYTSSLLGYSIFPQLQGILQANMLQRDNILILMKQLSISEQSPEGVLPSVPAIVTEKSWGRDVYILLSILSTS, from the exons ATGAAGAATCTACTGAAGGAATACTTAAAATATCCAAATCCTAAAAGCACACTTTCTCCTTGTTGGTTCAATTTGGTTTTAATGCAgttctttttccctcttctcAAGGCTCTTCCATCTATTGGCATCCCAAAGAGCCACAGCATGCAG GTGATTTCTCAGCTTCCGACAATAAGCATCCCTTCAACAGCTGGTTATACATCAAGCCTTCTTGGTTATTCTATTTTCCCACAGCTGCAAGGTATTTTGCAAGCAAATATGCTCCAAAGg GACAATATTCTTATTTTGATGAAGCAGTTGAGCATTAGTGAGCAATCCCCCGAGGGAGTATTACCATCAGTTCCTGCCATTGTAACCGAAAAGTCTTGG GGCCGAGATGTCTACATCCTGTTAAGCATATTGTCTACATCCTG A
- the LOC109719965 gene encoding polyphenol oxidase, chloroplastic-like, translating into MKSASKHSKENAGGPAGRVGCRGQLAGLGWLIYCAAFAWLGLGLNRLAVDAAPVPGPDLSTCGPPNLPNGVQPTDCCPPYTSTVVDFKLPSPTEQLRVRPAAHLVDADYLAMYKKAVELMKALPDDDPRSFKQQANVHCAYCNGAYDQLGFPGLELDVHNSWLFFPFHRFYLYFNERILRKLICNDTFALPFWNWDAPGGMQIPSIYTDTSSPLYDNLRNANYQPPALLSLDFSGTKPPAQQIQNNLQVMKREMITGGTTAQLFLGAAYRAGDQPDPGAGTVERESHSSVHWLTGDPTHRHEDMGAFYSAGRDPIFFAHHGNIDRLWYLWRGLGSTHQDFTDPDWLNSTFLFYDENAQLVRVRVQDCLDTDALRYTYQDVDIPWNNVTATPAKPPPTLLPPPKIPQITFPLALDSPTSAIVVRPEIGIGGATEEEVLVVEGVQMGNDQLVKFDVFINAPNFYQELGPSASQCAGSFIELPEPSKNGRSTGMDTTVRFGITELLNQIGAASDKTITVTLVPRNGTVSIGGLKVEFSLPSMI; encoded by the exons ATGAAGAGTGCTTCCAAACATTCTAAGGAGAATGCCGGCGGGCCGGCCGGACGCGTCGGCTGCCGCGGCCAGCTCGCTGGCCTCGGCTGGCTGATCTACTGCGCCGCCTTCGCCTGGCTCGGGCTCGGGCTCAACCGTCTGGCCGTCGATGCTGCCCCTGTCCCCGGCCCCGACCTCTCAACTTGTGGACCGCCCAACCTCCCCAACGGCGTCCAGCCGACGGATTGCTGCCCGCCGTACACATCCACCGTCGTCGACTTCAAGCTCCCCTCGCCCACCGAACAGCTCCGCGTCCGGCCCGCGGCTCACTTGGTCGACGCCGACTACCTCGCCATGTATAAGAAGGCGGTCGAGCTCATGAAGGCCCTCCCCGACGACGACCCGCGCAGCTTCAAGCAGCAGGCCAACGTGCACTGCGCCTACTGCAACGGCGCGTACGACCAACTCGGCTTCCCCGGCCTCGAGCTCGACGTCCACAACTCGTGGCTCTTCTTTCCCTTTCACCGCTTCTACCTCTACTTCAACGAGCGCATACTCAGGAAGCTCATCTGCAACGACACGTTCGCGCTGCCTTTCTGGAACTGGGACGCGCCGGGGGGCATGCAGATCCCGTCGATCTACACCGACACTTCGTCCCCGCTCTATGACAATCTGCGCAATGCGAATTACCAGCCGCCGGCTTTGCTCTCCCTCGACTTCTCCGGAACCAAGCCCCCAGCCCAACAGATCCAAAACAACCTCCAGGTCATGAAACGAGAG ATGATAACCGGTGGGACGACGGCACAACTGTTTCTGGGCGCTGCGTACCGAGCCGGCGACCAACCCGACCCCGGCGCAGGCACTGTAGAGAGAGAGTCGCACAGCAGCGTGCACTGGTTGACGGGCGACCCCACCCACAGGCATGAAGACATGGGCGCGTTCTACTCGGCGGGGCGGGACCCCATCTTCTTCGCCCACCACGGCAACATCGACCGCCTGTGGTACCTGTGGAGGGGCCTCGGAAGCACGCACCAAGACTTCACCGACCCCGACTGGCTCAACTCGACCTTCCTGTTCTACGACGAGAACGCGCAGCTCGTCCGCGTCAGAGTACAGGACTGCTTAGACACCGACGCGCTGCGGTACACGTACCAGGACGTTGACATCCCGTGGAACAATGTGACTGCGACGCCGGCAAAACCTCCGCCGACGCTTCTCCCTCCACCTAAAATACCCCAGATTACATTCCCGTTGGCACTGGATAGCCCAACGAGCGCGATAGTGGTGAGGCCGGAGATCGGAATCGGCGGTGCGACAGAGGAGGAGGTGTTGGTGGTGGAGGGGGTCCAGATGGGGAATGACCAGCTCGTGAAGTTCGACGTGTTTATAAACGCGCCGAACTTCTACCAAGAGCTGGGGCCATCGGCGAGCCAGTGCGCGGGGAGCTTCATCGAGCTGCCGGAGCCGAGTAAGAATGGGAGGAGCACGGGCATGGACACCACTGTGAGGTTCGGCATAACGGAGCTGCTCAACCAAATCGGCGCCGCCTCCGACAAGACCATTACCGTCACGCTCGTGCCCAGGAATGGGACAGTGTCGATTGGCGGGCTGAAGGTCGAATTTTCCTTGCCATCGATGATCTAA
- the LOC109720425 gene encoding uncharacterized protein LOC109720425 isoform X2 encodes MKNLLKEYLKYPNPKSTLSPCWFNLVLMQFFFPLLKALPSIGIPKSHSMQLPTISIPSTAGYTSSLLGYSIFPQLQGILQANMLQRDNILILMKQLSISEQSPEGVLPSVPAIVTEKSWVLGFVSTALGFTRFGAGLTAGVVIGAEMSTSC; translated from the exons ATGAAGAATCTACTGAAGGAATACTTAAAATATCCAAATCCTAAAAGCACACTTTCTCCTTGTTGGTTCAATTTGGTTTTAATGCAgttctttttccctcttctcAAGGCTCTTCCATCTATTGGCATCCCAAAGAGCCACAGCATGCAG CTTCCGACAATAAGCATCCCTTCAACAGCTGGTTATACATCAAGCCTTCTTGGTTATTCTATTTTCCCACAGCTGCAAGGTATTTTGCAAGCAAATATGCTCCAAAGg GACAATATTCTTATTTTGATGAAGCAGTTGAGCATTAGTGAGCAATCCCCCGAGGGAGTATTACCATCAGTTCCTGCCATTGTAACCGAAAAGTCTTGG gttttgggttttgtgAGCACCGCGTTGGGTTTCACCAGATTCGGCGCCGGATTAACGGCCGGGGTTGTGATTGG GGCCGAGATGTCTACATCCTGTTAA
- the LOC109720425 gene encoding uncharacterized protein LOC109720425 isoform X1, which produces MKNLLKEYLKYPNPKSTLSPCWFNLVLMQFFFPLLKALPSIGIPKSHSMQVISQLPTISIPSTAGYTSSLLGYSIFPQLQGILQANMLQRDNILILMKQLSISEQSPEGVLPSVPAIVTEKSWVLGFVSTALGFTRFGAGLTAGVVIGAEMSTSC; this is translated from the exons ATGAAGAATCTACTGAAGGAATACTTAAAATATCCAAATCCTAAAAGCACACTTTCTCCTTGTTGGTTCAATTTGGTTTTAATGCAgttctttttccctcttctcAAGGCTCTTCCATCTATTGGCATCCCAAAGAGCCACAGCATGCAG GTGATTTCTCAGCTTCCGACAATAAGCATCCCTTCAACAGCTGGTTATACATCAAGCCTTCTTGGTTATTCTATTTTCCCACAGCTGCAAGGTATTTTGCAAGCAAATATGCTCCAAAGg GACAATATTCTTATTTTGATGAAGCAGTTGAGCATTAGTGAGCAATCCCCCGAGGGAGTATTACCATCAGTTCCTGCCATTGTAACCGAAAAGTCTTGG gttttgggttttgtgAGCACCGCGTTGGGTTTCACCAGATTCGGCGCCGGATTAACGGCCGGGGTTGTGATTGG GGCCGAGATGTCTACATCCTGTTAA
- the LOC109720386 gene encoding autophagy-related protein 8C-like, which yields MAKGSFKLDHPLERRQAEAARIREKYPDRIPVIVEKAERSEIPDIDKKKYLVPADLTVGQFVYVVRKRIKLSAEKAIFIFVKNTLPPTAAIMSAIYEENKDEDGFLYMTYSGENTFGAV from the exons ATGGCGAAGGGCTCGTTTAAGTTGGACCATCCTCTCG AGAGGAGACAAGCAGAAGCTGCCCGCATCCGAGAGAAGTATCCTGATAGAATTCCT GTGATTGTTGAGAAGGCTGAGAGAAGTGAAATACCAGATATTGACAAGAAGAA GTACTTAGTTCCTGCAGATCTTACGGTTGGACAATTTGTATATGTTGTCCGCAAAAGGATTAAGCTAAGTGCAGAGAAGGCCATATTCATCTTTGTGAAGAATACCCTCCCTCCAACAG CGGCAATAATGTCCGCAATCTATGAGGAGAACAAGGATGAGGATGGTTTCCTATACATGACTTACAGTGGGGAGAATACCTTTGGAGCCGTCTAA
- the LOC109719964 gene encoding polyphenol oxidase, chloroplastic-like encodes MASPQPRLVAPARNDHSALASPSECPRKSASKHSKENAGRPPGRVGCRGQLAGLGWLIYCAACAWLGLGLNRLAVDAAPFPGPDLSTCGPPNLPTGVQPTDCCPPYTSTVVDFKLPSPTEPLRVRPAAHLVDADYLAMYKKAVELMKALPDDDPRSFKQQANVHCAYCNGAYDQLGFPGLELDVHNSWLFFPFHRFYLYFNERILRKLICNDTFALPFWNWDAPDGMQIPSIYTDTSSPLYDNLRNANHQPPALVSLSFSGTKPPAQQIQNNLQVMKREIITGAATAQLFLGAAYRAGDQPDPGAGTVERESHSSVHWWTGDPTHKTEDMGAFYSAGRDPIFFAHHGNVDRMWYLWRGLGSTHQDFTDPDWLNSTFLFYDENAQLVRVRVQDCLDISALRYAYQDVDIPWINVTATPAKAPLTRIAFTKPQKITFPLVLDNAASATVARPAFGSTTAKEEEVLVVDGVQMEKDQLVQFDVFINAANFFQGLGPQASQFAGSFIELPHPSKKGSSTSMNTTVRFGLSELLRQIGAATDETITVTLVPRNGTVQIGGLSIEFSE; translated from the exons ATGGCAAGTCCCCAACCCAGACTAGTAGCTCCCGCTAGGAACGACCACTCTGCTTTGGCCTCTCCCTCTGAATGCCCTCGGAAGAGTGCTTCCAAACATTCTAAGGAGAATGCCGGCAGGCCGCCCGGCCGCGTCGGCTGCCGCGGCCAGCTCGCGGGCCTCGGCTGGCTGATCTACTGCGCCGCCTGTGCCTGGCTCGGGCTCGGGCTCAACCGTCTGGCCGTCGATGCTGCCCCTTTCCCCGGCCCCGACCTCTCAACTTGTGGACCGCCCAACCTCCCCACCGGCGTCCAGCCGACGGATTGCTGCCCGCCGTACACATCCACCGTCGTCGACTTCAAGCTCCCCTCGCCCACCGAACCGCTCCGCGTCCGGCCCGCGGCTCACTTGGTCGACGCCGACTACCTCGCCATGTATAAGAAGGCGGTCGAGCTCATGAAGGCCCTCCCCGACGATGACCCGCGCAGCTTCAAGCAGCAGGCCAACGTGCACTGCGCCTACTGCAACGGCGCGTACGACCAACTCGGCTTCCCCGGCCTCGAGCTCGACGTCCACAACTCGTGGCTCTTCTTTCCCTTTCACCGCTTCTACCTCTACTTCAACGAGCGCATACTCAGGAAGCTCATCTGCAACGACACATTCGCGCTGCCTTTCTGGAACTGGGACGCGCCGGATGGCATGCAGATCCCGTCGATCTACACCGACACTTCGTCCCCGCTCTACGACAACCTGCGCAATGCGAATCACCAGCCGCCGGCTTTGGTCTCCCTTAGCTTCTCCGGAACCAAGCCCCCGGCCCAACAGATCCAAAACAACCTCCAGGTCATGAAACGCGAG ATCATAACCGGTGCGGCAACGGCACAGCTGTTTCTGGGCGCTGCGTACCGAGCCGGCGACCAACCTGACCCCGGCGCAGGCACTGTAGAGAGAGAGTCGCACAGCAGCGTGCACTGGTGGACGGGCGACCCCACCCACAAGACTGAAGACATGGGCGCGTTCTACTCGGCGGGGCGCGACCCCATCTTCTTCGCCCACCACGGCAACGTCGACCGCATGTGGTACCTGTGGAGGGGCCTCGGAAGCACGCACCAAGACTTCACCGACCCCGACTGGCTCAACTCGACCTTCCTGTTCTACGACGAGAACGCGCAGCTCGTCCGCGTCAGAGTACAGGACTGCTTGGACATCAGCGCGCTGCGGTATGCGTACCAGGACGTAGACATCCCGTGGATCAATGTGACTGCGACGCCGGCAAAAGCGCCATTGACGAGGATTGCATTTACAAAACCACAGAAAATAACATTCCCGCTGGTGCTCGATAATGCAGCGAGCGCGACTGTGGCGAGGCCGGCGTTCGGGAGCACGActgcgaaggaggaggaggtgttGGTGGTGGATGGAGTCCAGATGGAGAAGGACCAGCTCGTGCAGTTCGACGTGTTTATAAACGCGGCGAACTTCTTCCAAGGGCTGGGCCCGCAGGCGAGCCAGTTTGCGGGGAGCTTCATCGAGCTGCCGCACCCGAGTAAGAAAGGGAGTAGCACGAGCATGAACACCACCGTCAGGTTCGGCTTATCCGAGCTGCTCCGCCAAATCGGCGCCGCCACCGACGAGACCATTACCGTCACGCTCGTGCCCAGGAATGGGACAGTGCAGATTGGCGGGCTGAGTATCGAATTCTCCGAGTGA